The Branchiostoma lanceolatum isolate klBraLanc5 chromosome 1, klBraLanc5.hap2, whole genome shotgun sequence genomic sequence CACGTGATTCATCTCTAGGAGAACAACGCTGTGGTCGTGGTTGACTTGGTGACGGCAACGGCAGAAGAGCTGTATCCTCTGGGCGCCAAGTACTGGGGAGATTCCGGTCTGGACCCTAGTGACAAGGATGGAGGTAAAATTCAACAAAGAACGAATTATGCAAACcactgaacttttttttttttttttcaaaatggtttTAATTTGCTATTTTAGTATCGGCTGGTCGTTTGTATCCTTTTTCGATTCAGGAACTCACTTAAGTTCTTGGCCCATATGCGGGCTGTAATCTATGTGCACAAGTATGTACGTATGCATATATGGTTTGaatgatttgacaacaaatgCTGGTATTCAAATCAAAACGTCGGCTGTGAATGTTTTGTAGTCGTCATCATCGTTCCTTAtactatgttacatgtacatggacattTTTAGGTTTGACTTTCACATgtctgtatttatgtatgtatgcctTGCCGACTACAGGTATCCATATCGAATCCTGGCCCATATACGGCCTGTATCAGCCCGACACAGTGAAGTACGTGTCAGCGGGAGGCCGCGAGCTGGTCATCACATCCAACGAGGGAAACACGCGCGAACTGACCGTCAACGGGGTCGACATCAGTGACGAGTGGAGGGGCAGGGACTTTGTAGACAGTACGTAGGTTTATAACCTCCGTGTACAGAGGTTTAATTTTGTGTCCCTCTTTGTgtcctgtgtgtttgtgtgtgtatgggtgtttgtgtgtgtgtgtgtttgtgtctgtttgtgtgtgtgtgtgtgtgtgtgtgtgtgtgtgtgtgtgtgtgtgtgtgtgtgtgtgtgtgtgtgtgtccgtttgAGTTTGAATACAGTAGATTGCCATGAGGTGAAAGGGAAAATTGTGTCACCGCAGACTGACAGGAAGCGGAGGTAAAATTTTAGGTCATTTCatggacactgacaggaagtaaggtcaaaggtcccagaaaggtccaagaaaatgttgtgtcatttcCAGTCTTCAATATCCTTTTATATGCTTATGTGTTGTCTTCTGATAGCCAAAAGGAAACATTCACTAGAGAGAGTCAATGATTAATTTCAATATTTGATAAAGCAATGTTTACGAATTTGAAAACTAACAAAGGAGGATCACCATTGTTATCATTGACGTATTTCTTAATGCTGTTTTCTTTCCTGACCCGTAGACAACGCCATATCAAGCAGTGTGTCGTCTGTTTTGAGAGATGCCTTGGCAGACGAGAGTAAGCTGGGTAAGAGGGAATAAAACATTCAGGCTTACACATAGATTTCCCTTTGTGATAGGTAGGTGTTGTAGAATTGGGCCATCACTCAAATTGCAGAGAGGACAAAATGCGTTTGGAAAACGGTAATCTTTCTCTTCTATACCCCTCCCTTTTCTGTCTTAGCTTTTTCAAACAGCTGCAGCAAGCCTTTGACAAATCATCCATACTTACTACACTAGTGACCACAGAGTGAATAATCTCATATTCATGTTCGTTTCAAGGTAACAACGTTGTTGCGGTTTTTTTtcgtgtttctttttcatttacTTTTGGAGTGTAGGAGTCCTGCGACTGAGTAACTATGATGGCAAGTCGACCTCTGACCCCACTAAGTACGAGTCGTTCTACGCGTTCGGAGGGAGGGGGTTCTCCATCTGGGATGCGAAGAATCTGACACAGGTAAACGTGGTATTCAAGATTCAAAAGCTATGACTCAGTTAGATAATTCCTTAGTTGAACTCTGTCCAATCGCTCCCTTTgctatgtaaaacatgtatcagCCATACACTAACATAGTTGGTAGAATGCAATGACAGGGGTTTTATttatttggttgtttgtttgttagtttccttgcttgtttttttaaatctttttgttttctaaGCTCGTAACACATACTATTATTTCAAAACGTACCTACCTAACATTAAGAAATATCCGTCACAAGTGACGACGTGAACAAAAAAGTCGTTCCCGCAATGCACCTCAATTCTGCCACTGAACCTCGACGTATCCTATAATGCATTTCGTTTCCTGCCCCTGACGTCACATTCCTGCCTCGTTTCCGTTCTCAAGATTTGGGACAGCGGTGACCAGGTGGAGCGTGCGCATGCGCTTTACTATCCCTCCATATTCAACAGCGAGTATCAGGACGAGTTCCTGCACGACCACCCCGAAGACACGATAGATGAAACGTCTAAGAAAAAGGTTGTTACCTCCGTGTGCGAGGGTTTTGTTTTCGATGTgtctttatgtttgtttgtttggtgtgtgtgtgtgcgtaaaTCTCTAAATATGCTGTCAGTAGAgtgagtggcaggaagtgagttGAAATATGTTGTCGTCGCAGAGGTCACTTTTGCTTCGTCCTCTGCAGCCTGTATGTCTTCCGTATGCAAATTACGTTCacagtagagtgacaggaagtgataaGTGAACACATGTGCTGGTAAACAAAACATTAGTCGCATAatcaatgaactacaattaaacataCGAGATATCACACGGATGTGTTGTGCTTAAAATAGTGAATGCTTACAATATGTTGGCATTATCAAAAGCTCCAATGACAATGTTAACTTCGTTTTTTCATGATTATTAGATGATAATTGTCGAAGAAACACAATCAGAGTATGTAGTcgaatgatatttagtattacACTTATACCTATTTGTCCTTTTTTGTGAACAAATTCTGTACTATTTCCCTTAACAAGATATATACTGTACCTCTCGTACCCAGGGTCCCCAGTCCGAGTCCCTGACTGTCGGAGACGCTTTTGGGAAGACCGTTATCGTCCTTGGGAACGAGCGCACCTCCACCCTAATGCTGTACACCCTGGACACACACAACCCTCATGCCGTTCCAGAGTTCCAGACAATTTACCGTCATGGCAGGTAAGAACTATGTTATCATAAGTCCGCGATTATCGATAGCTATTTTACGATTGTCGACGACCGATTGGCACTACCATCTTGTTACATTCTAGTCGCCCAAACATTTCGGTCAGCTAGTAGGCAAATACAGTATATCCTCTATCCGTTCCATGTTACAGTACCTTCATGGGTTACTAGTCGGCGCTTGAGTACCAACTATAGTTCCTAACATGAATACTAGCATTTAGAACAACATGTATCATTAGTTCATAAAAACATGATTATGCTGAAATATCAATGATGATAATTCATGCACAACGAATATGTAATATCTGTTAACAACAACTTTACCCGTACAGGTGGGACCGGAAGTGGGACAACGCCTACGATGACCGAGAGGTCGGTGACATTGACCCAGAGGACATCAAGTAAGCAAGCGTTACCATAACTTGCAATAGTAATGTCAAAACGTCCTATATCCGTCCTTTTCTCGAGCAGGCTAGAAAAAAGTTTTGAATACCATGGCtatttttttttcccttttgcTCGGACAATGTTGTTTATAATTAATTGTAACCAACTGTTGTAGTAGCCAAGAACGTCTCACGAAGAATTgaaacttctccctgctgcctaactctgtcaCCAATTGGGAATTGGGTGCCACACGGCTACttcggtgtgctaaaggttaagtcaACTGCCAACAGTATCAGACACCCCTAAGGCAGAGAGAAAACAGAAAACCTTTCCGTcgaatatctgcttggagataatcgACACACGCAGCACCGTTAGTTACACATTTCCGAAACTGCATTTCAGGTTCATTCCGCATGAGGACTCTCCTGACGGGCACCCCATGCTGCTGGTTGCTGGAAGCCTGAGCGGAACTGTGACCCTGTACCGGGTCATCAACACGCCTCTGTAGCGCACACACCTCCAGTCAACACCTGCAGGCTACATCTACGATTAAGAATTAAAGAAATTGGCAAGTTTGAAAGTGAGAAGGGTTTGGTTCGTTGGGAAAATTCGTTGATCCATCTCTTCCTTCACGAATCAACATGCCTAATTTAAAGTTATGTCCCCATTTGAACCTGCAACATGAGCTAGATTGTATCACAATAACCTCCCTCACCTCATTTGATCAAAGCAACACACCTCTCTAGGAAATACACCTCCAGTCAACATCTGAGGGTTACATCTATCTATGACTAAGGAATAATAAGAATTTGTCAAGTTTGACAGTGAGACGAGTTTGGCTCCTTCGTTGGCAAATTCCTTGAGCTATCTTTTCGCTTCCATTGGCAATTTACAGTGCAGTGATGGCCGCAATTGACCATGCAAAATAAGCTCGCTTGTATCTTGCACATTTTTCACCTCTAAACCTCCTTCGCCTTTTTTGATCAAAGCAATACAATGTTGGTTTTGCCTAGATTAAAATGTGAAAAGGCGACACAAATACTCTTTAGTCATTGTGACGGATTTTTGAATGTTTATCTTATGCCTCGGTcccattttcaatccggggcccggccgggttgtttgcgaaaacgaaaaaataagaaaaggcatatcaagaaaatacacaatatatgggtAGGATTAATCACTTtacgttttttgtcttttgttgtcttttaaaatatttaaaatattggattggaaatgggaccgaagcattattAGTATTTATAAACTGGTAAGGCTCCGTTGTCTGTAGACAGTGATCGCTGAGCAACCGTACAGGGACCGTGCGCGTGTGACACTGGTCTTCATAATTAGAAAAtggtgcaagatgtaaaagttttaattcaaaagacagaaaataGAGAAATCGTTAAAAAGTAATTCTTTttgtatgaaattcgttgagcgatctgatAAATCTTTGATCGCTCAGCCGTCGCAGCACGTTTGCATCCTTTAGTGGAAAGGGGGTATAGCAGAGTCACTCTTAGTTAATCAAACATGAAGTACGTATACTTAACGCGGTCTATCGTCTTAAACATGTTAGCGCGTGAAAATAGAAGGGTCTAAGGCGCGTGTTCTggatttacatgtattatcaagGGCTATCATATAAAATCACGTCCGTTGATATCCCTTAAGCTTAAAAGCAAACGAAATGTCTTTACATCCTGAAGGAATGCATTTGAACAACGTATCCATTGTAGTGGTGCATGTCGTGAGTAGAGTCTGTGTAGCTTtccacatgtgtgtgtgtaaatccaCCGAGACACCGTGTGAGTTATGCAATGTTCAGGTCAGTGGTCACGTGAACATCAGTGAAGATACTGACGCCAATTCGGAAATTTCTTCCTATCTCTTTCTTACATTTTTTCTTGGTATCTGTTGAACGAATATTTTTGGCTTGATATGAGGATCAAGACGTGTCGAAACATTCACAAGCTAAGCTACAAAAAAGCAACGCCCCTGTTCATCCTATGTTTTCTTAATCAGCCTTTTTCTCTCATTTCATAAATATTGTTGCCGGCTCTGGTTTCTTTGACACACTCTTAGTGTGTCTGTCCTTCAACATGGGGCCTCCAACTTTACCTCCCATTGAAGAAGACGTCCCTAACCATAGCTAAGTACTCATGTTTAGAGTCTGGTGAGGAAATAGGCGTAAAgcgccttttcccaagggcacagcattggtCCTGCTACAGATTCGATCCCAGAACTTTAAGATTTTAAGTTAACAAtcgtaaggcccccattccactagacggtgcTCTtgttgcgacctcgctgcgaccatgATCACGTATTGACATGgatctaaagcccctgtcacacctgtgcgtatattcaagtccgcatgagttgcgtattaacatgtttttgttttaggtcaagtttgcagccgaataagtgatttcttaggctcgATTACTAGGCTGCATAACGGTGGgtcgaagtagaaaacaactttttccccgcaaaccttacttaaaccaaataaATGTTAATGCGCACTAGTCTTACAGGGCCTTAAGCTAGATATGTGTGACCCTGTATTTCATAATCgggatatcatgcaaaatgtaaaagtatgactgaaaacactAGAAAACACATACAGCATAAAAATATTCGTTCTTTATCTTAAAACATTGGTTGAGCGCTCTGGTCAATCTTAGGGCCCTgccacacttgtgtgtatattcaaggGCGCGTGAGTTACGCATTTACATCTATTTGGTTTAAGTAGGGTTTGCGgaggaaaatgttgttttctactttgacccaccgttgtgcagcccgatgatcgaacctaagaaattacttattcggctgcaaacttaaccaaaCACATGCTGATACGCAActcctgcggacttgtatatacgcacaagtgtgacaggggctctaAAACATTGGTTGAGCGCTCTGGTAAAGAGAGAGCGCTGCGAGGTCGCCACCCTAGTGGAATAGGGGGGCATAACCACAAACCCACCTCGCTAACTTCGCACACAGGCACACCGGTGCGTGACTCGGGCAGTTTCTCCCCTGCTGCAAGTTGCCCCGCAGACTAAACAAGTCAACAAATGCGCCCCAACGAGAAACTTCATCACAGGAAACCTGGTCATAAACACGGGAGAAGTGACGACAGGCCGGACTCCGCGCGCCGCCGCCTCTTCGGAAGTAGACCTAAGTGGGCTGCTTCAGGTGAAGTGGTGGGAGACCATATATGGGCATTTCTGTGACATCAGTCTTATGTCATCGCTCTGTGGGTTTCCAGGTTATTTCGGAGCTGACAAACATGAATTAGAGACTCCTGAAAACAAGGTTGAAGTGGGACAGCTTGGTTTTGATGAAAATGTTATCGGGAAGCTAGTTGTGCAGTCGGAAAATTTCAAAGGAAACTAAATTCAGACGACATGCATTTTTTGCATCCTTTTTGAACAATGAAATGTAAAAGCATATAGTTTTCATAATGAATCATCTGATAAATACATGCCTAGCTCAACAGTAGAATGATGGCGTAAAATCATATTTAACATCACCGAAACTTCAGTAGAATTAAAACATGACTGTCTTTACCTGTGGGACAGAATTTCCAGAGTAACTGTAAGAAAGTtataattttcttttcctttttcggTCCTTCCAATCCTACCAAACTCAATGTTGTCCTTTTCTCGCAATATGATGTGTATAATGTAGTTAAATAATGTCTGGAACCCAAAATGTTGCAGGCTGATAATTAGGACGCTATGAACTTCAGTACATCTTCAAAACTCTGTTGTTTCAGTTTGtccaacaaacaaaaagaacaaaacacatTCGTACCGGTAGTTCGAATTCATATCCCCGTTTATTTTGCAATATCCGaaagctaattgcaagtaatCGTAGAGTAATGATAGCAAATGATTTTATCAGATGATATGTATGAGATCTTCTGCTGGGTTTCAATCATTCGTTGGAGACAATGGAGGACAAATTCTCCTACTTCTTCAATAACATGAGGGTTTCTTCAATTTGATAATTGATCGTTTTACATGGtgggaaaacaagaaaataacaagtacgtcgatgaaggttagacatccaggtaataagatattccatatagtagttactcaagcaactggatatgattttggaaacggtcagacgttacAAGTGGTATTAACTACTTTTCTTCAGAGACACCAATAAACACACATATAACATATGATAAAACATGAATGTGGCTTTTGAAATCCGTTTTGTCGATTTGTGACTTTAATGTTCTATATGGACAATTCTTATGTAGTCCAGAACAGTATAAGCTAGATTTTTTATTAAAA encodes the following:
- the LOC136439223 gene encoding mesenchyme-specific cell surface glycoprotein-like, with translation MALLFLSLFFYVLTTGQSIRLGLEHLSTVYLPYKYDNGDAKYKMGKGAAEQLGYDAVNKKVYSVGQPGLLNVIDVSDPQSISLLHYQELPQAGQATYTDVEYCGGFVAMTREHEHKGLPGYLLIYEAYRGTGDMQQVYQVRVGGSPDMLLFTRDCRKLIVANEGKDGGDGNGNFLNPEGSLTIVEFSSEDLPNSDTISMRTVNFRKFDARQHEYAARGVRWVYRGEEAGVPNRLSEELEPEYVTLSKDETKAYVGLQENNAVVVVDLVTATAEELYPLGAKYWGDSGLDPSDKDGGIHIESWPIYGLYQPDTVKYVSAGGRELVITSNEGNTRELTVNGVDISDEWRGRDFVDNNAISSSVSSVLRDALADESKLGVLRLSNYDGKSTSDPTKYESFYAFGGRGFSIWDAKNLTQIWDSGDQVERAHALYYPSIFNSEYQDEFLHDHPEDTIDETSKKKGPQSESLTVGDAFGKTVIVLGNERTSTLMLYTLDTHNPHAVPEFQTIYRHGRWDRKWDNAYDDREVGDIDPEDIKFIPHEDSPDGHPMLLVAGSLSGTVTLYRVINTPL